From the genome of Cytobacillus firmus, one region includes:
- a CDS encoding genetic competence negative regulator: MRLERLNYNKIKIFLTLDDLNDRGLTKEDVLKDSLKWHQLFHEMLEEASEEFGVDIHGSVAVEIFSMQAQGMVMIVTMEEQMDEELLDDGFIEMQVTVDGSEDILFEFLDFEHVIQMAKSLNSVQIEEGSLYFYKEKYFYHAADLEGGNIHRVIAILAEYGDSAFTSIHVIQEYGKVLIEANAVKKLVEYFS, encoded by the coding sequence ATGCGCTTAGAACGTTTGAATTATAATAAAATCAAAATCTTTCTCACTTTAGATGACTTGAATGATAGGGGACTGACTAAGGAAGATGTCTTGAAGGATTCATTAAAATGGCATCAGCTTTTTCATGAAATGCTGGAAGAAGCAAGTGAAGAATTCGGTGTAGACATTCACGGGTCAGTAGCAGTGGAAATATTCTCCATGCAGGCACAGGGAATGGTGATGATTGTTACGATGGAGGAGCAGATGGATGAAGAGCTCCTTGATGATGGTTTTATTGAAATGCAGGTAACTGTTGATGGCAGTGAAGATATATTATTCGAATTCCTGGATTTTGAACATGTAATTCAAATGGCAAAAAGTCTGAACAGCGTGCAGATTGAGGAAGGAAGCCTATACTTTTATAAAGAAAAATATTTTTATCATGCAGCAGATTTGGAGGGGGGAAATATTCACCGGGTAATTGCCATATTAGCTGAGTACGGTGATTCGGCTTTTACCAGCATTCACGTTATTCAGGAATATGGGAAAGTGCTGATCGAAGCCAATGCTGTAAAAAAGCTGGTGGAATATTTCTCATAA
- a CDS encoding MerR family transcriptional regulator, whose amino-acid sequence MATEEGKYNIKAVSKMLGIQPGTLRAWERRYQIVAPKRNESGHRLYTEEHIKILKWLIMKVDQGFSISQAVSLLENKELNAEPLQVDKEGDRSGALANELLEALLHFNESKAHDLINQAFSFYTIDKVLIDILGSLLVKIGHLWDEGKITTAHEHFASSILRSRIGMILHSFPHNGVLPKVVAVCGPGEAHELGLLIFTLFLRRRGFEVVYLGTSIADEDIDTVIGVVKPKFLFLSCTMKSNVPETLKLSERLTGTYGNLHVGIGGFGIDSLSNEEKMKYEQFIPGSSPQEWEEWIKERLL is encoded by the coding sequence ATGGCAACTGAAGAAGGTAAATATAATATTAAGGCTGTTTCTAAGATGCTCGGTATTCAGCCAGGAACCTTAAGGGCGTGGGAAAGGCGGTATCAAATCGTTGCTCCAAAGAGAAATGAATCAGGCCATAGACTATACACCGAAGAGCATATCAAAATACTAAAATGGCTGATCATGAAAGTAGATCAGGGCTTTTCCATCAGCCAGGCTGTTTCCCTTCTGGAGAATAAGGAATTAAATGCCGAGCCGCTTCAGGTGGATAAGGAAGGAGACCGGTCGGGTGCCCTCGCCAATGAGCTTCTTGAAGCTCTCCTTCATTTTAATGAATCGAAAGCGCATGATTTGATTAATCAGGCTTTTAGTTTTTACACAATAGATAAAGTCCTAATTGATATACTAGGCTCTCTTTTAGTGAAAATTGGACATCTATGGGATGAAGGGAAAATTACCACTGCTCATGAGCACTTTGCCTCGTCCATATTAAGATCAAGAATAGGGATGATTCTGCATTCATTTCCGCATAACGGGGTTCTGCCAAAGGTGGTCGCAGTTTGCGGGCCTGGAGAAGCTCACGAATTAGGACTTTTAATTTTTACGTTATTTCTGCGGAGAAGAGGATTTGAGGTTGTTTACCTTGGGACAAGCATTGCTGATGAAGATATTGACACTGTAATTGGAGTGGTTAAACCCAAGTTTTTATTTCTGTCGTGTACAATGAAGTCAAACGTGCCGGAAACCCTTAAACTTTCAGAGAGACTTACCGGGACTTATGGAAACCTCCATGTAGGCATTGGGGGATTCGGCATTGATTCCCTAAGCAATGAAGAAAAAATGAAGTATGAACAGTTTATACCCGGAAGTTCTCCGCAAGAATGGGAAGAATGGATTAAAGAACGGCTCCTTTAA
- a CDS encoding metallophosphoesterase produces the protein MIYLIALALIGVAGLLLFMLREAFADRIIYKELSFPEFPETFGEIKLFFISDIHRRTVSETIIGEIKEKKPDLVIIGGDLLERGVPFDRVRKNLLGLKECGPVYFVWGNNDYEVDYHQLDALLLECGVKILDNTALSFESEEGERFILLGTDDFSKERDRLDLALEDIVSDGFRVLVSHDPRIINSIEKEQNIHLVLSGHTHGGQIHILGYSPYEKGRIKVLPQTTILISNGYGTTGVPLRLGAKSETHFITLKKADILASK, from the coding sequence ATGATATACTTAATAGCTTTAGCCTTAATTGGCGTTGCGGGTTTACTATTGTTTATGCTTAGGGAGGCATTTGCAGATAGAATTATATATAAAGAGCTTTCTTTTCCTGAATTTCCGGAAACCTTTGGTGAAATAAAGCTTTTTTTTATTTCTGATATTCATAGGAGGACAGTATCAGAAACCATTATCGGGGAGATAAAAGAGAAGAAGCCTGACCTGGTGATTATCGGCGGCGATCTCTTGGAAAGAGGAGTCCCTTTTGATAGAGTAAGGAAAAACCTGCTGGGTTTGAAGGAATGCGGGCCTGTCTATTTCGTGTGGGGGAACAATGATTATGAAGTTGATTACCATCAGCTCGACGCCCTCCTCCTCGAATGCGGAGTTAAAATTCTAGATAACACTGCCCTCTCTTTTGAATCAGAGGAAGGTGAGCGTTTTATTCTGCTGGGAACAGATGATTTCAGCAAAGAGAGGGATCGGCTCGACCTTGCACTTGAGGATATAGTCTCTGATGGATTTCGGGTTCTCGTCAGCCATGATCCACGAATCATTAATAGTATAGAAAAAGAACAAAATATTCACCTTGTCTTAAGCGGGCATACGCATGGCGGACAAATACATATTTTAGGGTATAGCCCTTATGAAAAGGGACGGATAAAAGTGCTGCCGCAAACAACAATTCTGATCAGCAACGGCTATGGAACGACTGGAGTGCCTTTAAGGCTGGGAGCAAAGTCTGAAACTCACTTCATCACCTTAAAAAAAGCTGATATCTTAGCTTCAAAATGA
- a CDS encoding CBS domain-containing protein gives MFVKSIMIPKHNCKTVRQDEALKDALDLLEDNQIDGLPVLDGDQYAGIITRYGIYENFFLSGKSKEEFLGGTLVKDIATHQEQYLQGNEIFEKTLLDLKDFPLLAVLGENRKFLGIVTRFDVLAQFQSAFGTNKPGVRIAFTSVEAEGRIARLAEIAHYFHEHIISLVTFDETDKLVRRIVMKVEKNDNMDKFISRLEKSGFRVLDITED, from the coding sequence ATGTTTGTGAAAAGTATTATGATCCCTAAACATAACTGTAAAACGGTCAGACAGGATGAAGCATTGAAAGATGCTCTGGATTTGCTTGAGGACAACCAGATTGATGGACTTCCTGTGTTGGACGGCGATCAATATGCCGGCATAATTACCAGATATGGAATATATGAGAACTTCTTTTTGTCAGGAAAATCAAAGGAAGAGTTTCTTGGAGGAACACTCGTAAAAGATATTGCCACACATCAGGAACAATATTTACAGGGGAATGAAATTTTTGAAAAAACACTGCTGGATTTAAAGGATTTTCCTTTACTTGCTGTTTTGGGCGAAAACCGTAAATTTCTGGGCATCGTTACCCGCTTTGATGTTCTGGCTCAATTTCAATCTGCCTTCGGGACGAATAAACCCGGTGTCAGGATTGCGTTTACCTCTGTGGAAGCGGAGGGGCGAATTGCCCGTTTGGCCGAAATCGCCCATTATTTCCATGAACACATCATTTCCCTTGTTACTTTTGATGAAACAGACAAGCTGGTCCGCCGCATCGTGATGAAAGTAGAGAAAAATGATAATATGGATAAGTTCATCAGCCGGCTTGAAAAATCAGGTTTCCGTGTTCTGGATATTACTGAAGATTAA
- a CDS encoding spore coat associated protein CotJA: MNTLRKTWHPYVSPFDPCTPIKVKTYSTPPNLYMGFQPPGLEQFTPMQALKTGTLWKAFYDPWYSPYEKSREGQQ, from the coding sequence ATGAATACACTCCGCAAGACCTGGCACCCATATGTTAGCCCCTTTGACCCCTGCACTCCTATAAAGGTCAAAACTTATTCCACACCTCCAAACCTTTATATGGGTTTTCAGCCGCCAGGACTGGAACAATTTACACCAATGCAGGCCTTAAAAACAGGAACTCTGTGGAAGGCTTTCTATGATCCATGGTACAGTCCCTATGAAAAATCCAGGGAGGGACAGCAGTAA
- a CDS encoding spore coat protein CotJB, producing MKQLPADYYQLLEQLQAVDFVLVELTLYLDTHNNDTEAIKQFNHYAKERKKLRNAIESKYGPLMQFGHSYSGQPWNWDDPPWPWQV from the coding sequence ATGAAACAATTACCCGCAGATTACTACCAGCTTCTTGAACAGCTTCAGGCTGTGGACTTTGTTCTTGTTGAGCTGACTTTATACCTTGATACTCACAATAATGATACAGAAGCCATTAAGCAATTCAACCATTATGCAAAAGAACGGAAAAAACTGAGAAATGCCATTGAAAGCAAATATGGTCCATTAATGCAATTTGGCCACAGCTATTCGGGACAGCCATGGAATTGGGATGATCCCCCGTGGCCATGGCAGGTATAG
- the cotJC gene encoding spore coat protein CotJC, whose product MWVYEKKLQYPVKVSTCNPKLAKYLIEQYGGADGELAAALRYLNQRYTIPDKVIGLLTDIGTEEFAHLEMIATMIYKLTKDATPDQMKAAGLDAHYANHDNALFYHNAAGVPWTASYIQAKGDPIADLYEDIAAEEKARATYQWIINLSDDPDLNDGLRFLREREIIHSQRFREAVEILKEERDKKKFF is encoded by the coding sequence ATGTGGGTTTATGAAAAAAAACTGCAATACCCGGTGAAGGTAAGCACTTGCAATCCTAAGCTGGCAAAGTATCTAATAGAACAATATGGGGGTGCGGACGGTGAACTTGCTGCCGCACTAAGATATTTGAATCAGCGTTATACTATACCGGATAAGGTCATCGGACTACTTACAGATATAGGAACAGAGGAGTTTGCACATCTTGAAATGATTGCGACAATGATTTACAAATTAACAAAGGATGCTACACCTGATCAAATGAAGGCTGCCGGCCTGGATGCCCATTATGCTAACCATGATAATGCTCTGTTTTATCATAATGCTGCAGGTGTGCCGTGGACAGCTTCTTATATCCAGGCAAAAGGTGATCCAATAGCAGATTTATACGAAGATATCGCCGCAGAAGAGAAAGCAAGGGCAACCTATCAGTGGATTATAAATTTGAGTGATGATCCGGATCTAAATGACGGACTCCGGTTTTTAAGAGAAAGAGAGATCATCCATTCACAGCGCTTCAGAGAAGCCGTTGAGATTCTAAAGGAAGAACGGGATAAAAAGAAATTCTTCTAA
- a CDS encoding YpbF family protein, whose translation MESPIRMLDERTDQATRKMLEKVVERKQKFDRFKSWHLIAMWATVFISFLFFFYLYKSVMQPYSYSFASMFSAFVNQSENFYLLVFTVGLYGFMNLLREKRDKAEKEFHALRCEIIDKSKDLWKKEDEWKNRHNVFEMMKKNYDINLYHENK comes from the coding sequence TTGGAATCGCCGATTAGAATGCTTGACGAACGTACAGACCAGGCAACAAGAAAAATGCTAGAGAAAGTTGTGGAGAGAAAACAAAAGTTTGATCGATTCAAGTCCTGGCATTTGATTGCCATGTGGGCGACCGTTTTTATATCCTTTTTATTCTTTTTTTATCTTTATAAAAGTGTTATGCAGCCTTACTCTTACTCGTTTGCATCGATGTTTTCGGCTTTTGTCAATCAGTCTGAAAATTTCTATTTACTAGTTTTTACGGTTGGCCTTTATGGGTTTATGAATCTTCTGAGAGAAAAAAGAGATAAAGCAGAAAAAGAATTTCATGCACTAAGGTGTGAAATAATTGATAAGAGCAAAGATCTCTGGAAAAAAGAAGATGAATGGAAAAATCGCCATAACGTTTTCGAAATGATGAAAAAAAATTATGATATAAACCTTTATCATGAAAACAAATGA
- a CDS encoding LysM peptidoglycan-binding domain-containing protein, with protein sequence MSKEDPYRDQAERLRKRIDRKQETGDSVQKSALPPRSRIHQEKRKKNKWRVKYPVIRLLALFFILLPITIFSIYQYVSSDKSINTGLNAESEEIGSETVVFATNDEGEGTTIEAREEQETEKPEQAEKPEKTKKAEESQEKDAASDQQEKQTPQKPDEEDKGSESASEKQARQTASDSTDSSKTAGTQEELNKEGKVVYHTVKPKETIFRIAMTYYKSQSGIEIIKQANNLPSNEIQTGQVLKIPLEQ encoded by the coding sequence ATGAGTAAAGAAGACCCATATAGAGATCAGGCTGAAAGACTCCGCAAGAGGATTGACAGAAAACAGGAGACGGGAGACAGCGTGCAAAAATCCGCTTTGCCGCCGCGGAGCCGTATACATCAGGAAAAAAGAAAAAAAAATAAATGGAGAGTTAAATACCCTGTTATTCGCTTGCTGGCTTTATTTTTTATCCTGCTCCCGATTACCATTTTCAGCATTTATCAATATGTAAGCAGTGATAAGAGCATTAATACCGGGTTAAATGCAGAATCTGAAGAAATAGGTTCTGAAACGGTCGTTTTTGCCACAAATGATGAAGGTGAAGGGACGACCATAGAAGCAAGAGAAGAGCAGGAAACTGAGAAACCTGAACAAGCTGAGAAACCTGAAAAAACTAAAAAAGCTGAAGAATCACAAGAGAAAGATGCTGCCAGCGACCAGCAGGAAAAACAGACTCCTCAAAAGCCTGATGAAGAAGATAAAGGTTCTGAATCCGCTTCTGAAAAGCAGGCCCGGCAAACAGCTTCTGATAGTACAGACTCGTCGAAAACTGCCGGGACACAGGAAGAATTAAATAAGGAAGGCAAAGTTGTCTACCATACGGTTAAACCAAAGGAAACAATCTTTCGAATTGCCATGACCTATTATAAATCCCAATCCGGAATTGAAATAATAAAGCAAGCCAACAATTTGCCGTCAAATGAAATACAAACGGGCCAGGTATTAAAAATTCCGCTTGAGCAATAA